Sequence from the Opitutales bacterium genome:
AATCTCAGCCCGGGCCCACCGCGCCACCTACATCGAAAGTCAAGAATGGCTCAAAGAGGCCGCATGACTCCCCGCACCTCTGGTCACACCCTTCCTGGAGCATCGCATTGAGCGATAGGTGTCGTCGCTGCGCTCCTCGGAACTAACCAACTACTTCAAGTCGTCGTCTTCGTCGGAGTCTTGGGATTTTTCCGCCCCGTCTGAGTCATCGTCATCCTCCTCGTCGTCGTCCCAGCGCATGGTTTCGTCGCGCTCGATTTCGGAGTCTGGAGTTTCCTCGATATCTTCAAAAGCGTCGTCGATGTCTGCGGTTTCGTCGGTCTCCTCACCACCGGCGCCTCCAGTATCTTCGTCGGTATCTTTATCCAGTTCAAAGCCTTCTGGGACAAATTCGAGGATTGCGGTAACCTCTGTGAAAAAGTGAGTGGCACGGCCCTCCATGTAGTCCTGGTTTTGGCTCTCACGGACGTCCTCTTCGAGTTCTTCGATCGTGAAGGGTTGTTGGAAATCGATCAGGTCATTGAGCAATTTCACACGTAGTCGAGTGACGTGAGTAATGAAGTCTGCGTAGGCTCCTTTCTCATCATCTAAAATATCTGGAAGCGCGAACTGAGGCTCGTCAGAATCGAGTATCGAATCGTAGTTCCGGCGCAGCTCGAGCTTTCCTTCTTTAAGGTCCTTAGTGATGGTAAAGGTAAAGAAAGCATTTTCGAATATCTCGGGCTTGAATCCGTAATCGGCCAGGGGCTCCATCAACTCGATGATGTGCTGTAGCTGACGCGGATCGATTATGCTCAAGCCATCGACATCCCAATGCACATCGTCGCTGATCTCGTAGATCCACCAGTTCATGTCCTCGCCAAAGCGGACACGGCACCATTCAAGTTTCGGCGTAGAATTACTCATAAGGGGTATTCTCTATGGGTTCGTTTTAAATTCTGTCAACGCATGTTGCGGGATCTTCCATTCAGCGGTGTGGATTAACACGGCCAAGCTCATGCAAAATGAACTGGTTTCTTTGTTCGGGCGCGGGCAGCAATCAGTCTTTGAGGAAAATGTTCTAGTCGTTTGGGGTTCCATCGCCGCTGAGATAACGATCAATCCATTCTTCATGCCAGGTTCCAAAGTCGCCTGCTTGTATGTGCTCACGAGTCTGTTCCATTAGGTCGATGTAGAAATGTAGGTTATGCAGCGAAAGGAGCATGCCTCCCAAAGGTTCACCGGTAACAGTGAGGTGTCGTAGATAGGCACGTGAAAAACGCTGACAGGTAGGGTTATCAAACCCCTCAACGAGGGAGCTACCATCGCACTTCCAACGTTCGTTGCGCATATTGACTTTCCCCCAAGGGGTATACGCAGTTCCATGGCGTGCCGCGCGCGTCGGCATGACGCAGTCGAACATATCCACACCGCGCGCTACCATTTTCAGCAGCTGATCTGGGGTACCAATACCCATGGCATAACGCGGTTTTTCCCGCGGTATGAATGGAGCAGTCATTTCAATCTGAGCTAACATCTCCGGCTCAGGTTCGCCGACGCTCACTCCACCAATCGCATAGCCAGGAAAATCCATCACGGCAAGCCGTTCAGCGCACTGCCTACGGAGGTCTTCATAGGTAGATCCCTGGACAATACCAAACACAAAATTCCCACGTTCGAACACCCCAATTTCCTCTGCATAGCCCCTGGATATCTCAGCCCAACGCAGGGTGCGGTTGACGGCTTCGGCACAGGCAGGTTTGTCGCAAGGAAAGGGCGGACACTCGTCCAGCACCATGTGGATATCACTCCCTAGATTGCTCTGGATATCTAAAGACTCCTTAGGCCCCAAAAAGATCTTTCGTCCGTCGAGGTGCGATTTGAACTCCACACCGTCTTCGCGGAGTTTACGGAGTTTCGCGAGAGAGAATACCTGAAAGCCCCCGCTATCGGTTAGGATCGGTCCCTGCCACCCCATAAATTGGTGTAGCCCCCCCATATCTCTCACCAGTTCGGAGGTGGGACGTAGGTTCAAATGATAGGTATTCCCCAATATAATTTGCGCGCCGATTGCCTCGAGTGTCCAAGGAAAGACTGCTTTCACCGTAGCCTGGGTACCGACTGGCATAAAAATCGGCGTCTCAATTTCTCCATGCTTGGTGACCACACGACCGCGTCTAGCTTGGGTAGAGCTATCTTCGTCAAGCAAGTGGAAAAATCTTTCGGACATCGCCCTAGACTCGATGCTTATTGCTCTCCGTCAATGGTTTTGAGGCTCATGACCTGCGGGGTCATTGATGTATTTGAGTTAAACTGGCACTCCAACCGTCTGGGATGCGTCCAGCGACGACATCGAGATAAGGTCGCGCCTCGAAAGTCTCGGAAGCGAATGCGCGGATATCCTCGGGAGTGAATTCTTTGACCCGCTCAGGAAAACGGAACCAATCATCATAAGATAAACCATAGAGCTGACGTAGTGTCGCCTGCAAAGAGCGACTTTCCACACGCTGCATGCCCATCTCATGATGTGATCTGATTTGGGTAAGCAGGCGCTCAAAGACTCGATCATCCAGGCACTTGGTGGTGAGACTCTCAACCTCAGCATCGAATTCACCGAATACTTCAGCCACTTGAGCTTCGCTCGTTCCTGCATAAAAGGTCATCACCCCAAAATTAGGCGCCGGCAAGCGATTGGCCCCAACAAAATAGGCCATTCCCTTTTCCTCTCTAACTCGCTGAAATAGCGGACTCGACATGCCGCTCAAATAGGTGTTCAGCAAAATCCCAGCATCATTATCGGAAGCATCAAAGCCCACATCACGATACATACGCAGAACGACAGACTGATTCCGATCTATCGGAAGCCCTGCCCTGCCGGTCGTCGCAATACCACTCCATCCAGGAATATCGCCGAGGCTTTTGCCC
This genomic interval carries:
- the tgt gene encoding tRNA guanosine(34) transglycosylase Tgt yields the protein MSERFFHLLDEDSSTQARRGRVVTKHGEIETPIFMPVGTQATVKAVFPWTLEAIGAQIILGNTYHLNLRPTSELVRDMGGLHQFMGWQGPILTDSGGFQVFSLAKLRKLREDGVEFKSHLDGRKIFLGPKESLDIQSNLGSDIHMVLDECPPFPCDKPACAEAVNRTLRWAEISRGYAEEIGVFERGNFVFGIVQGSTYEDLRRQCAERLAVMDFPGYAIGGVSVGEPEPEMLAQIEMTAPFIPREKPRYAMGIGTPDQLLKMVARGVDMFDCVMPTRAARHGTAYTPWGKVNMRNERWKCDGSSLVEGFDNPTCQRFSRAYLRHLTVTGEPLGGMLLSLHNLHFYIDLMEQTREHIQAGDFGTWHEEWIDRYLSGDGTPND